Part of the Onthophagus taurus isolate NC unplaced genomic scaffold, IU_Otau_3.0 ScKx7SY_14, whole genome shotgun sequence genome, CGAACGCAGGTTGGAACATGGGCGAGGATCTGCTAGGTCAAGTGGTCCCAACATCCCCTGTAACGGATGCAATAAtggataaaaatggaaattttggaTTGAGTGTACCGCTAAAGACATTAATAGGGTTTGctgaagattttaaaacaattgtgATGAATGTGAGACAAGAGCTAGTGTTAATTCgtaataatgatgataatgatgTGCTTGTGAATACGGTAGAAGAACCGTTAcagttaaaaatcgataaagttgTGTGGAGAATGCCCCATCTAGCCGTAGGCTTACGAGAACAATTAGCTCTAACAAAAATAGCAGGACGAAATATTGATCTGCAAATACCTTTTCGCAGTTGGGAAGTACATGAATATCCTTCTTTACCTCAAACAACAAAGCATTCATGGGCTGTGAAAACAGCTCCGCAGTTGGAAACACctagatttataataattgggtttcaaacaaagaagaaaggaaaacAGTTGGCGAACATGGCAACCTTTGATAATGTAAAACTCACCAATTTGACGGTATTCCTAAACGGTGAACGCTACCCATACGATAATCTGAACGTGGACTTTGATAGTAATCGTGTCGCAGTGTTATATGACATGTATACACGCTTTCAAAAGTCCTACTATGGGAAGGAAGGAGAACCATTACTCACTccgaaacaatttattgaaaattatccactgATTGGAATTGATTGTACATATCAAGCAGAAGCGCTACACAAAAGTGGGGTAGAAATACGGATAGAATTTACGACAAAAAATCCGATTCCTGATGGTACCACAGCATACTGTTTAGTTTTACATGATAAGGCGTTTCAATATTCTCCACtaacaaaaatcgtcaaacAAATGACTTGAGTATGGGGAAAGAAGGGTTGGTAGTGTGTAGTTGGATCGGATCCTGAGCCGCATCGCACCCGTAGCTCATCATCCGAAATGTGAGACTTCTATATTCagcgtaaacaaaaaaaaaagtcgtaGAGTATAAGTTGTGCGACAGATTTCTACGGCTGCATAGTATGGATAATCGTGTTGATGTACGGAAGCAAGatgtattcaaataaaactcaatACATAATTCTCGATATACAAGGTTTCATGGTCAACGAAGATCAGTTCGTACCTAAAGAATTAGCATCATGTGATAGTAACAAATGCATAACCCACCACGTTTTTCAACCGAGTAGCAGTATAGCTTCATTACCATCTAAATATAGGAAT contains:
- the LOC139432309 gene encoding uncharacterized protein → MESLNVTEKIKVDNSIVSYEYHSHQPFGSTSFGNNDEIRIGIPEIDNYTLPHESFLYVEGSVRKLDASGKATKDASATAKLINNPVAFMFSDIRYLINGVQIDGVRNVGLTSCMKGYFSYTPHDIIKLANAGWNMGEDLLGQVVPTSPVTDAIMDKNGNFGLSVPLKTLIGFAEDFKTIVMNVRQELVLIRNNDDNDVLVNTVEEPLQLKIDKVVWRMPHLAVGLREQLALTKIAGRNIDLQIPFRSWEVHEYPSLPQTTKHSWAVKTAPQLETPRFIIIGFQTKKKGKQLANMATFDNVKLTNLTVFLNGERYPYDNLNVDFDSNRVAVLYDMYTRFQKSYYGKEGEPLLTPKQFIENYPLIGIDCTYQAEALHKSGVEIRIEFTTKNPIPDGTTAYCLVLHDKAFQYSPLTKIVKQMT